In the genome of Vicinamibacterales bacterium, the window CCCCGGCCTTCACGCCCCGGCGGACCGATTCCAGGTTGCGGTCGATGTAGTCCCGGAGGGCGGCCTCCGACCCGGGCGCGAAACCGTAATCGGCCTGCGCGTCGATGTAGTAGCGATTGTGATCGACAGTCGGCACCCACACGGTGCCTCGCCTCGCCATGTCGGCCAGCGTCTCGTCATCGACATCCGCGCCGTGCTCCACCGAATCGGCGCCGGCGCGGACCGCATCGCGCACGCCACCCGCGCCGTATGAGTGGATCGCCACCTTCTTCCCGAGCGCGTGGGCGGCGTCAACGACGGCCTTCATCTCGTCGAAGGTGACCGTCTGCGTGCCGTCAACGACTTCGAAACCGCCGCGCGATCCGAAGACCTTGATCCAGTCAACGCCGGCCTTGACGCGCTCTTCGACGAGCTTGCGCATGGCATCGGGATCGGGCGGCTGGCCCTGGCGCGCCGACAGCCCGGGGCCCGACGCGAGAATGCGCGGCCCCGTCATGGCGCCGGATGCCGTGAGCTCCCGCATCGCGAGGTCCATGTCGTTGCCGGCGTTCAGGTCGCGCACCGTGGTCACGCCCGATTCGAGCGTCCGCCGCGCGTTGTCCTGGGCCAGGAACACCGTCACGGCGGGCAGGCGCCGCTGGCCGCGAGGGCGCGTGCCGGGCGTTCGATCCCAGAAATAGGTGATGTGCGTGTGGAGGTCAATCAGGCCCGGGAGTCCCGAGTACTTGCGC includes:
- a CDS encoding amidohydrolase family protein: MTTSFRLGVAFLLLITAPVAPVLAQTRAVRFGRLWDGTKVVADAVVTISGDRIVSVASGNSAVPAGAEVIDLRKYSGLPGLIDLHTHITYFWDRTPGTRPRGQRRLPAVTVFLAQDNARRTLESGVTTVRDLNAGNDMDLAMRELTASGAMTGPRILASGPGLSARQGQPPDPDAMRKLVEERVKAGVDWIKVFGSRGGFEVVDGTQTVTFDEMKAVVDAAHALGKKVAIHSYGAGGVRDAVRAGADSVEHGADVDDETLADMARRGTVWVPTVDHNRYYIDAQADYGFAPGSEAALRDYIDRNLESVRRGVKAGVRMGMGSDAVYSMFGQNTRELGWFLKAGMTNAQALATATTTAAALVGMQDSLGRVAPGFLADLLAVEGDPLTSIESLFTGVRWVMKAGKVVVDRR